Proteins encoded together in one Coriobacteriia bacterium window:
- the ligA gene encoding NAD-dependent DNA ligase LigA, producing MPQDGPVPGAHDGADLRAEKLRAEIRHHAWRYYALDAPEISDATYDALVRELEAIEEAYPDLVTAESPTQRIGAPPLEAFASVRHAQRMYSLDNAMDLGELDAWLERIGREAEGREIAFMCELKIDGSSLALTYEDGVLLRAATRGDGTTGEDVTANVRTIKSVPLRLAVERPAPARSIAQGALFGGEDATESAASWYLEVRGEVYMPKASFERLNAEQDEAGLPPYANPRNAAAGAVRQKDPAVTASRDLATFMYQVVEPRSLGLAGQREALEWLSQAGFRVNPDIRCCATPDEVREFCRHAIERRSDLPYEIDGVVVKADSFALADELGFTSKAPRWAVAFKFPPEEKTTVLREIRVQVGRTGALTPVAEFDPVVVAGSTIARATLHNEDEIRRKGVLLGDTIVVRKAGDVIPEVVGAVERLREGSEREWRMPSACPSCGSDVWREEGEVVPRCTNAGCPAQRLERLGHWASRGALDIEGMGTEIITRLVEQGLLHDVADYYTLTFEPLAALDLGRVKKDGSPVLLGEIVAGKLMASIEASKARPLARLLFGLGIRHVGATVAEALAAAFGSLDALLEASADDLARVEQVGPKIAESVRAFAENPENLAIVRRLQAAGLTTAEEQHVPEREQTLTGTTWVLTGSLERYTREEAGSALKALGAKVAGSVSKKTSYVVVGADPGSKYTTALDLGVRVLAEDELTATIEGGVVPEPSA from the coding sequence ATGCCCCAAGACGGACCGGTCCCCGGAGCGCACGACGGTGCGGATCTGCGCGCTGAGAAGCTGCGCGCGGAGATCAGACATCACGCATGGCGCTACTACGCGCTCGATGCGCCCGAGATCTCGGACGCTACTTACGACGCGCTCGTGCGCGAGCTCGAGGCGATCGAGGAGGCATATCCCGACCTCGTCACCGCCGAGTCGCCCACGCAACGCATCGGCGCGCCGCCGCTCGAGGCCTTCGCGTCCGTGCGGCACGCGCAGCGGATGTATTCGCTCGACAACGCGATGGACCTCGGTGAGCTTGACGCGTGGCTCGAACGCATCGGCCGCGAGGCCGAGGGCCGCGAAATCGCATTCATGTGCGAGCTCAAGATCGACGGCAGTTCGCTTGCGCTGACCTATGAGGACGGCGTGCTGTTGCGCGCGGCAACTCGCGGTGACGGCACCACCGGTGAGGACGTCACCGCTAACGTGCGCACCATCAAGAGCGTGCCGCTGCGTCTGGCCGTGGAGCGGCCGGCTCCAGCACGATCGATTGCGCAGGGAGCCCTCTTCGGGGGCGAGGACGCAACGGAGTCCGCGGCCTCCTGGTACCTCGAAGTGCGCGGCGAGGTGTACATGCCCAAGGCGAGCTTCGAGCGCCTGAACGCCGAGCAGGACGAGGCGGGGTTGCCGCCGTACGCCAACCCGCGGAACGCCGCGGCGGGTGCGGTGCGGCAGAAGGATCCCGCGGTGACCGCATCGCGCGATCTTGCCACGTTCATGTACCAGGTCGTCGAGCCGCGATCGCTCGGTCTCGCGGGCCAGCGGGAGGCGCTCGAGTGGCTGTCGCAGGCGGGGTTCCGCGTGAACCCCGACATCCGCTGCTGCGCCACGCCCGACGAGGTGCGGGAGTTCTGCCGTCACGCAATCGAGCGTCGGAGCGACTTGCCCTACGAGATCGACGGCGTGGTGGTGAAGGCGGACTCCTTCGCACTCGCCGATGAGCTGGGATTCACCAGCAAAGCCCCCCGGTGGGCGGTGGCGTTCAAGTTCCCGCCCGAAGAGAAGACCACGGTGCTCCGCGAGATCCGCGTGCAGGTGGGTCGCACCGGTGCGCTCACGCCGGTGGCCGAGTTCGATCCGGTGGTCGTGGCTGGTTCCACGATCGCCCGTGCAACGCTCCACAACGAGGACGAGATCCGCCGCAAGGGCGTGCTGCTGGGCGACACCATTGTGGTGCGCAAGGCCGGCGACGTGATCCCCGAGGTGGTTGGCGCGGTCGAGCGGCTTCGCGAAGGCAGCGAGCGCGAGTGGCGCATGCCCTCGGCATGTCCGAGCTGCGGCAGCGACGTGTGGCGCGAGGAGGGCGAGGTCGTGCCGCGCTGTACCAACGCGGGCTGTCCCGCGCAGCGGCTCGAGCGTCTCGGGCACTGGGCGTCGCGCGGCGCGCTCGACATCGAGGGGATGGGTACCGAGATCATCACGCGCCTCGTGGAGCAAGGGCTGCTGCACGACGTGGCCGACTACTACACGCTTACCTTCGAGCCACTGGCGGCGCTCGACCTCGGCCGGGTGAAGAAGGACGGATCGCCGGTCCTGCTGGGCGAGATCGTCGCCGGCAAGCTCATGGCGAGCATCGAGGCGTCCAAGGCCAGGCCACTGGCCCGTTTGCTCTTCGGCCTCGGCATCCGTCACGTCGGGGCCACAGTAGCCGAGGCGCTTGCCGCCGCGTTCGGTTCCCTCGACGCGCTGCTCGAGGCGTCGGCAGACGACCTTGCCCGCGTCGAGCAGGTAGGGCCCAAGATCGCCGAGTCGGTACGCGCGTTCGCCGAGAACCCCGAGAACCTCGCGATCGTCCGCAGGCTGCAGGCGGCCGGCCTCACCACCGCCGAGGAGCAGCACGTGCCCGAGCGCGAACAGACGCTGACGGGCACCACGTGGGTGCTCACCGGCTCGCTCGAGCGCTACACCCGTGAGGAGGCCGGCAGCGCGCTCAAGGCGCTGGGCGCGAAGGTGGCCGGCAGCGTGAGCAAGAAGACCTCCTACGTCGTCGTGGGTGCCGACCCGGGCAGCAAGTACACCACCGCGCTCGATCTCGGCGTGCGCGTG
- a CDS encoding UPF0280 family protein: MVWEPRRYRQSTDADGLVTFEVLHGETDLQISALGDLSAEAAAVVSALREDLEAYIAAHPRFAESFAPIAVEPDAPEIVRAMAEAGAAAGVGPMAAVAGAVAERVARGLSALSAEVLVENGGDIYIVGSTARSVLLLAGSSPLSGRLAVSVPGDSLPCAVCTSSGTVGHSVSLGSAHAVTVIAGDGALADAAATAAGNLVHGVDDIERALERALGIAGVRGAIVVAGERVGALGEVTLTPVEA, from the coding sequence ATGGTATGGGAGCCACGCAGATACCGCCAGAGTACGGACGCGGACGGCCTCGTCACGTTCGAGGTCCTCCATGGCGAGACCGACCTGCAGATAAGCGCGCTCGGTGACCTGTCCGCCGAGGCAGCGGCGGTCGTCTCCGCGCTGCGCGAGGATCTCGAGGCGTACATCGCCGCGCATCCACGCTTCGCCGAGAGCTTCGCGCCGATCGCCGTGGAGCCGGACGCACCGGAGATCGTGCGTGCGATGGCCGAGGCTGGCGCGGCTGCGGGTGTGGGACCGATGGCGGCGGTCGCGGGCGCTGTCGCCGAACGCGTCGCGCGTGGCCTTTCGGCGCTCTCCGCCGAGGTGCTCGTGGAAAACGGCGGGGATATCTACATCGTCGGAAGCACCGCGCGGAGCGTACTGCTGCTTGCAGGAAGCTCGCCGCTCTCCGGACGTCTCGCGGTGAGCGTACCCGGGGATTCACTCCCGTGCGCGGTATGCACGTCGTCGGGTACTGTGGGGCATAGCGTGAGCCTCGGCTCGGCACACGCTGTGACGGTGATCGCCGGTGACGGCGCGCTGGCCGATGCGGCTGCAACGGCCGCGGGGAACCTGGTGCACGGCGTGGACGACATCGAGAGGGCGCTCGAGCGGGCGCTTGGCATCGCAGGCGTCCGTGGCGCGATCGTGGTTGCAGGCGAGCGTGTGGGCGCGCTCGGCGAGGTGACGCTCACGCCCGTTGAGGCGTGA
- the lipA gene encoding lipoyl synthase, with protein MPYEHGGSAKRLPAWLRRPIAHAGEYRAVEGLLDELRLATVCQEAKCPNRGECYASGTATFLIAGDACTRGCRFCAVETRAPLPLDADEPARVAEAVARLGLRHAVVTMVTRDDLADGAAGHVAATIAAIRSAAPDVAVEVLVSDFGGDEAAIDTVTDARPDVFNHNLETVPRLYADVRPGASYERSLGVLARAKTRAPQMPTKSGLMLGLGETHDEVLAVMRDLRAVGCSYLTLGQYLRPSAAHLPVAEFVVPGEFAAFAREGRAVGFAGVASAPFVRSSYHAAELAEGESGR; from the coding sequence GTGCCCTACGAGCACGGGGGCTCGGCCAAGCGGCTGCCCGCATGGCTCCGAAGGCCGATCGCGCACGCGGGCGAATACCGCGCCGTCGAGGGGCTGCTCGACGAACTGCGCCTGGCGACCGTCTGCCAGGAGGCCAAGTGCCCCAACCGCGGCGAGTGCTACGCGAGCGGCACGGCCACCTTCCTGATCGCCGGCGACGCCTGCACGCGTGGCTGCCGGTTCTGTGCCGTGGAAACGCGCGCTCCGCTGCCGCTCGATGCCGACGAGCCTGCGCGTGTTGCCGAAGCGGTCGCGCGGCTCGGGCTGCGTCATGCGGTGGTCACCATGGTCACGCGCGACGACCTTGCCGACGGCGCAGCGGGACACGTGGCGGCCACCATCGCGGCGATTCGTAGCGCCGCGCCGGACGTTGCCGTCGAGGTGCTCGTGAGCGACTTCGGCGGGGACGAGGCCGCGATCGACACCGTCACCGACGCACGTCCCGACGTCTTCAACCACAATCTCGAGACCGTTCCTCGCCTGTACGCCGACGTGCGTCCGGGTGCGAGCTACGAGCGCAGCCTCGGCGTGCTTGCGCGTGCGAAGACGCGTGCACCACAGATGCCGACGAAGTCGGGACTCATGCTCGGCCTTGGCGAGACGCACGACGAGGTCCTCGCGGTGATGCGCGACCTGCGTGCCGTCGGCTGCAGCTACCTCACGCTCGGCCAGTACCTGCGTCCGAGTGCCGCACACCTGCCGGTCGCCGAGTTCGTGGTGCCCGGAGAGTTCGCCGCGTTCGCGCGCGAGGGCAGGGCCGTGGGCTTCGCGGGCGTCGCGAGTGCGCCGTTCGTGCGCTCGAGCTACCACGCCGCCGAGCTGGCCGAAGGCGAGTCGGGGCGCTAG
- a CDS encoding DUF2469 family protein — MDSIDELDMFEADRRLALYNEYRDAAKLFKYYIETELRAYLANGAVVEPVSTPGGAYFKVTLTDVWIYEAERINRFVPETVIYSVNDVHVQTLKAEE, encoded by the coding sequence ATGGATAGCATCGACGAACTGGACATGTTCGAAGCGGACCGGCGGCTCGCGCTGTACAACGAGTACCGCGATGCGGCGAAGTTGTTCAAGTACTACATCGAGACGGAGCTCCGCGCCTACCTCGCCAACGGCGCGGTGGTCGAGCCGGTTTCCACACCGGGCGGCGCGTACTTCAAAGTGACCCTCACCGACGTATGGATCTACGAGGCCGAGCGCATCAACCGCTTCGTTCCCGAGACCGTCATCTACTCGGTGAACGACGTGCACGTTCAGACGCTCAAGGCCGAGGAGTAG
- a CDS encoding diguanylate cyclase, whose amino-acid sequence MREILELCVRMDRHAESLYAQLASACPEPELQSTFVRLGQDEAEHTSWWQGLMNAWEQGLLPDLVNDTGELMDRLRALDGEFEAIQPVHLEQLDIDGMLALAARLEFYMIDPVFSELIDLTEPGQAERRHSAYQAHLQRLVDAIGDHYTPDSLAGLLATTLSRTWRDNLRLAVYATHDMLTGLYNRRALQTHLPQWAAWSARYGHALTVMLVDVDRFKSVNDHFGHPEGDKALKAVAHALRTATRASDLVIRYGGDEFAVIAPETDTDEYAELCNRISDTVRLLDVRTDDGQAIPLAVSIGGVVAKDPAGSPPRRIETLLAAADRSLYAAKSTGRNCAAPPASVDSAS is encoded by the coding sequence GTGCGCGAGATCCTCGAGTTGTGCGTTCGGATGGACCGTCACGCGGAGAGCTTGTACGCTCAGCTCGCGTCCGCCTGCCCGGAGCCCGAGCTCCAGTCCACGTTCGTGAGACTCGGACAGGACGAGGCGGAGCACACCAGTTGGTGGCAGGGCCTCATGAACGCGTGGGAACAGGGCCTGCTCCCCGACCTGGTGAACGACACCGGCGAGCTGATGGACCGTCTGCGCGCCCTCGACGGCGAGTTCGAGGCGATCCAACCGGTGCACCTCGAGCAGCTGGACATCGACGGCATGCTCGCACTCGCCGCCCGCCTCGAGTTCTATATGATCGACCCCGTCTTCAGCGAGCTCATCGACCTCACGGAGCCGGGCCAGGCCGAACGGCGCCACTCGGCGTACCAGGCGCACCTGCAGCGACTCGTCGACGCGATCGGTGACCACTACACGCCCGATTCACTCGCCGGACTGCTCGCGACCACGCTGTCGCGCACGTGGCGCGACAACCTGCGTCTTGCTGTGTACGCCACGCACGACATGCTCACCGGACTCTACAACCGGCGCGCCCTACAGACGCACCTGCCTCAGTGGGCCGCCTGGTCGGCACGGTACGGTCACGCCCTCACGGTCATGCTGGTGGACGTGGACCGGTTCAAGTCCGTCAATGACCATTTCGGACATCCCGAGGGCGACAAGGCGTTGAAGGCAGTGGCTCACGCGTTGCGCACGGCGACCCGGGCGTCCGATCTGGTGATCCGGTACGGCGGCGATGAGTTCGCGGTGATCGCTCCCGAGACCGACACCGATGAGTACGCGGAACTGTGTAACCGCATCTCGGACACGGTACGCTTGCTCGACGTACGCACCGATGACGGCCAGGCGATCCCGCTCGCGGTGAGTATCGGCGGAGTGGTCGCGAAGGATCCGGCAGGCTCGCCGCCCCGGCGCATCGAGACGCTGCTCGCGGCAGCAGACCGATCGCTCTATGCGGCCAAGTCGACCGGTCGCAACTGCGCCGCCCCGCCCGCGAGCGTCGACAGCGCCTCCTAG